From Cellulosimicrobium cellulans, the proteins below share one genomic window:
- a CDS encoding ABC transporter ATP-binding protein, with the protein MVQAEPAPARAGAPEPSRTDAASDTAPASVPAPVPASVPDPVPAEGAGLAVRDVVVRYDGGTRTDPGTTAVAGVTLDVAPGEVLALLGPSGCGKSSLLRAVAGLEPVASGSVAWDGRDLTGVPVHRRGFGLMFQEGQLFPHRDVAGNVAYGIAGLTRAERDARVTELLDVVGLAGYGRRAVATLSGGERQRVALARSLAPRPRLLLLDEPLSALDRGLRERLALDLREALRATGTTAVFVTHDHDEAFTVADRVAVMDAGRLLQVAPPEDLWRTPASRRVAEFLGYQAFVPTEPSAAGRSLDRRGADDSAHDGSEDLLAIGPRGLRVVGTSGASDAQGGSASSGPGTWVATVVGSVFRRGAAEITVDVVLPGADPGAPARLVALAGTGGPGGVDEGPEPGARVHVAPDPAGCAVVPG; encoded by the coding sequence ATGGTGCAGGCCGAACCCGCCCCGGCGCGCGCGGGCGCGCCGGAGCCGTCGCGCACCGACGCGGCGTCCGACACCGCGCCCGCCTCGGTGCCCGCCCCAGTGCCAGCCTCCGTGCCCGACCCCGTGCCCGCGGAGGGCGCCGGTCTCGCGGTGCGCGACGTCGTCGTGCGCTACGACGGGGGCACACGCACGGACCCCGGCACGACGGCGGTCGCGGGCGTCACGCTCGACGTCGCGCCCGGCGAGGTGCTCGCCCTGCTCGGGCCGAGCGGGTGCGGCAAGTCGAGCCTGCTGCGCGCGGTCGCGGGGCTCGAGCCGGTCGCGTCGGGGTCCGTGGCGTGGGACGGCCGCGACCTCACGGGCGTCCCCGTGCACCGCCGCGGGTTCGGGCTCATGTTCCAGGAGGGCCAGCTCTTCCCGCACCGCGACGTCGCGGGGAACGTCGCCTACGGCATCGCGGGCCTGACCCGCGCCGAGCGCGACGCGCGCGTGACCGAGCTGCTCGACGTCGTCGGGCTCGCCGGGTACGGGCGGCGCGCCGTCGCGACGCTCAGCGGGGGAGAGCGCCAGCGCGTCGCGCTCGCGCGGTCGCTCGCGCCGCGGCCGCGGCTGCTGCTGCTCGACGAGCCGCTGTCCGCGCTCGACCGCGGGCTGCGCGAGCGCCTCGCGCTCGACCTGCGCGAGGCGCTGCGGGCCACCGGCACGACGGCCGTCTTCGTCACCCACGACCACGACGAGGCGTTCACCGTCGCCGACCGCGTCGCCGTCATGGACGCCGGCCGGCTCCTCCAGGTCGCACCGCCCGAGGACCTGTGGCGCACGCCGGCCTCGCGCCGTGTCGCGGAGTTCCTCGGCTACCAGGCGTTCGTCCCCACCGAGCCGTCAGCAGCAGGTCGCTCCCTGGACCGACGAGGCGCTGACGACTCTGCGCACGACGGCTCGGAGGACCTGCTCGCGATCGGGCCGCGCGGGCTGCGCGTGGTCGGCACGTCGGGTGCGTCCGACGCCCAGGGCGGCTCGGCGTCGTCGGGCCCCGGCACCTGGGTCGCGACGGTCGTGGGCAGCGTGTTCCGGCGGGGTGCGGCCGAGATCACTGTCGACGTCGTCCTCCCCGGCGCCGACCCCGGCGCGCCGGCCCGCCTCGTGGCGCTCGCCGGCACCGGCGGTCCGGGCGGCGTCGACGAGGGGCCCGAGCCCGGTGCCCGGGTGCACGTCGCGCCCGACCCGGCGGGCTGCGCCGTCGTCCCGGGCTGA
- a CDS encoding ABC transporter permease, translating to MVRGRAVWRGGVGRGVLWGIAAAVPLLFLGVFFAWPVVTLVARGFVGDDGGLDLSGFAEVFSQPRTWRILGLTLWQAVLGTAFSVLLGVPGAYVLYRCRFPGRRVVRALVTVPFVLPTVVVGVAFRSLLVQGGPLGFLRLDETFAAIVVALVFFNYSVVVRTVGGLWEHLDPRAEQAARALGATPWRAFRTVTLPALTPAIASAASIVFLFCATAFGVVLVLGGIRYGTIETEIWIQTTQFLDLRTAAVLSVVQLVVVAAALTVANRTRARRERALNLSSSASSAHPLRLWRDGRPTGDLAPAALTAAVVVVLVGLPLGTLVVRSFRVPGGGWGLDNYASLGTTGGRNALSVTVWEAAGNSLRTAALATVLAVVIGGLVALVVSRRPRSRGGRRAISVLDSVFMLPLGVSAVTVGFGFLLTLDRPLGLDVDLRTSGLLVPIAQAVVAIPLVVRTVLPTLRAIDPRLREAAATLGAAPGRVFRTVDGPIAARSLGLAVGFAFAVSLGEFGATSFLARPDSATLPVVIFRLIGRPGAENYGMALAASVVLALLTATVMLLAERLRGDRPGGEF from the coding sequence GTGGTGAGGGGCCGCGCGGTCTGGCGGGGCGGCGTCGGGCGCGGGGTGCTGTGGGGGATCGCGGCGGCGGTGCCGCTGCTGTTCCTCGGGGTGTTCTTCGCGTGGCCGGTCGTCACGCTCGTGGCGCGCGGGTTCGTCGGGGACGACGGCGGTCTCGACCTGTCCGGGTTCGCGGAGGTGTTCTCCCAGCCGCGGACGTGGCGCATCCTCGGGCTGACGCTGTGGCAGGCCGTGCTCGGCACGGCGTTCTCCGTGCTGCTCGGCGTGCCCGGCGCGTACGTGCTGTACCGGTGCCGGTTCCCCGGGCGGAGGGTCGTGCGCGCGCTCGTCACCGTGCCGTTCGTGCTGCCGACCGTCGTCGTCGGCGTCGCGTTCCGGTCGCTGCTCGTGCAGGGCGGTCCGCTCGGGTTCCTGCGGCTCGACGAGACGTTCGCGGCGATCGTCGTCGCGCTCGTGTTCTTCAACTACTCGGTCGTCGTGCGCACGGTCGGCGGGTTGTGGGAGCACCTCGACCCGCGCGCCGAGCAGGCGGCGCGGGCGCTCGGCGCGACGCCGTGGCGCGCGTTCCGTACCGTGACCCTCCCGGCGCTGACTCCCGCGATCGCGAGCGCCGCGTCGATCGTCTTCCTCTTCTGCGCGACAGCCTTCGGCGTCGTCCTCGTCCTCGGCGGCATCCGCTACGGGACCATCGAGACGGAGATCTGGATCCAGACCACCCAGTTCCTCGACCTGCGCACCGCGGCGGTGCTGTCGGTCGTGCAGCTCGTCGTCGTCGCGGCGGCGCTCACCGTCGCGAACCGCACGCGGGCGCGGCGCGAGCGGGCCCTGAACCTGTCCTCGTCGGCGTCGTCGGCGCACCCGCTGCGGCTGTGGCGCGACGGCCGCCCGACCGGCGACCTCGCGCCCGCGGCGCTCACCGCGGCCGTGGTCGTCGTGCTCGTCGGACTGCCGCTCGGCACGCTCGTCGTGCGCTCGTTCCGCGTCCCGGGTGGCGGCTGGGGGCTCGACAACTATGCGAGCCTCGGCACGACGGGCGGGCGCAACGCGCTGTCGGTCACGGTGTGGGAGGCGGCGGGCAACTCGCTGCGCACGGCGGCGCTCGCGACCGTCCTGGCGGTGGTGATCGGCGGGCTCGTGGCGCTCGTCGTGTCCCGGCGCCCGCGCTCGCGCGGGGGCCGTCGCGCGATCTCCGTGCTGGACTCGGTCTTCATGCTGCCGCTGGGGGTGTCCGCGGTGACCGTCGGCTTCGGGTTCCTCCTCACGCTCGACCGGCCGCTCGGCCTCGACGTCGACCTGCGCACGTCGGGCCTGCTCGTGCCGATCGCACAGGCGGTGGTTGCGATCCCGCTCGTCGTGCGGACGGTCCTGCCGACGCTGCGCGCGATCGACCCGCGTCTGCGCGAGGCCGCCGCGACGCTCGGCGCCGCCCCCGGCCGCGTGTTCCGCACGGTCGACGGGCCGATCGCCGCACGGTCGCTCGGCCTCGCGGTCGGGTTCGCGTTCGCCGTCTCGCTCGGGGAGTTCGGCGCGACGTCGTTCCTCGCCCGTCCGGACAGCGCCACGCTGCCCGTCGTGATCTTCCGGCTCATCGGGCGTCCCGGGGCCGAGAACTACGGCATGGCGCTCGCGGCGAGCGTCGTGCTCGCGCTGCTCACCGCGACCGTGATGCTGCTCGCCGAGCGGTTGCGCGGCGACCGACCCGGAGGAGAGTTCTGA
- a CDS encoding thiamine ABC transporter substrate-binding protein, with the protein MQRTTARTRRARSLVTGAGTTLALLALAACGGDDATSGSGGDDASSGTGGTVTLVTHDSFAVSDEVLAAFEEQSGLTVEQVAPGDGGALVNQLILTKDSPLGDVVFGIDNTFASRAIDEGVLAPYTPDGLSDSAARYAVGDGGELTPVDLGDVCVNVDHTWFADAGIPEPVSLEDLAKPEYADLLVVTNPATSSPGLAFLLATVGAFGEDGWEDYWADLRANGVKVVDGWSDAYYVDFSGSEGAGPRPLVLSYSTSPAFTLTEDGSASTTGALLDTCFRQVEYAGVLANAKNPEGAQQLVDFLVSEAFQADVPGQMYMYPADDSVALPDGWAEFAPLADEPFEVAPADISAHRDEWIKAWTATVVD; encoded by the coding sequence ATGCAGCGCACGACCGCCCGCACCCGCCGGGCCCGGTCCCTCGTCACCGGCGCGGGGACGACCCTCGCCCTCCTCGCCCTCGCCGCGTGCGGCGGCGACGACGCGACGTCAGGCTCGGGAGGCGACGACGCGTCGTCGGGCACCGGGGGCACGGTCACCCTGGTCACCCACGACTCCTTCGCCGTGAGCGACGAGGTGCTCGCCGCGTTCGAGGAGCAGAGCGGGCTCACCGTCGAGCAGGTCGCTCCCGGCGACGGCGGCGCGCTCGTCAACCAGCTGATCCTCACGAAGGACTCCCCGCTGGGCGACGTCGTGTTCGGGATCGACAACACGTTCGCGTCGCGCGCGATCGACGAGGGCGTGCTCGCGCCCTACACGCCGGACGGCCTGTCCGACTCCGCGGCGCGGTACGCGGTAGGGGACGGGGGAGAGCTGACGCCCGTCGACCTCGGCGACGTCTGCGTCAACGTCGACCACACGTGGTTCGCCGACGCGGGCATCCCCGAGCCGGTCTCGCTCGAGGACCTCGCGAAGCCGGAGTACGCGGACCTCCTGGTCGTGACCAACCCGGCGACGTCGTCGCCCGGGCTCGCGTTCCTCCTCGCGACCGTCGGCGCGTTCGGCGAGGACGGCTGGGAGGACTACTGGGCCGATCTCCGCGCCAACGGCGTCAAGGTCGTGGACGGGTGGTCGGACGCGTACTACGTCGACTTCTCCGGCTCCGAGGGCGCCGGACCGCGCCCGCTCGTGCTGTCGTACTCGACGTCGCCCGCGTTCACGCTCACCGAGGACGGCTCCGCGTCCACGACCGGTGCCCTGCTCGACACGTGCTTCCGCCAGGTCGAGTACGCCGGCGTGCTCGCGAACGCGAAGAACCCCGAGGGCGCGCAGCAGCTCGTGGACTTCCTCGTGAGCGAGGCGTTCCAGGCCGACGTGCCCGGCCAGATGTACATGTACCCCGCCGACGACTCCGTCGCGCTCCCCGACGGCTGGGCCGAGTTCGCCCCGCTCGCCGACGAGCCCTTCGAGGTCGCCCCCGCCGACATCTCGGCGCACCGTGACGAGTGGATCAAGGCATGGACGGCGACGGTCGTCGACTGA
- a CDS encoding ABC transporter ATP-binding protein has translation MSSRPGTAGATTTVAASAEDAENAAAASGPAGTTPERPVIATARGLVKTYGRGEAAVRALDDVDVDLERGRLTAIMGPSGSGKSTLMHCLAGLDSPTAGTVVVDGETVSAMSERRLTRLRRTRIGFVFQSFNLVPTLTAEENIVLPLAVARRPVDREWFDRVVDAVGLRPRLGHRPAELSGGQQQRVACARALVSRPAVVFADEPTGNLDSRAAAEVLGFLRASVDDLGQSVAMVTHDPTAASYAHRVLFLADGRLVTELRDPTPQAVLDTLGALTPAAPTGAHAAPAASEPAAVR, from the coding sequence ATGAGCAGCAGACCTGGGACGGCGGGTGCGACGACGACCGTCGCCGCGTCCGCCGAGGACGCCGAGAACGCCGCGGCAGCCTCAGGACCCGCCGGGACCACGCCGGAGCGTCCCGTGATCGCCACGGCGCGGGGCCTCGTGAAGACCTACGGGCGCGGCGAGGCCGCGGTCCGCGCCCTGGACGACGTCGACGTCGACCTCGAGCGGGGACGTCTGACCGCGATCATGGGCCCGTCCGGGTCGGGCAAGTCGACCCTCATGCACTGCCTCGCCGGGCTGGACTCCCCCACGGCGGGGACCGTCGTCGTGGACGGCGAGACGGTCTCGGCGATGAGCGAGCGGCGCCTGACGCGGCTGCGGCGCACGCGCATCGGGTTCGTCTTCCAGTCGTTCAACCTCGTGCCGACGCTCACGGCGGAGGAGAACATCGTGCTCCCGCTCGCCGTCGCGCGCCGGCCCGTGGACCGGGAGTGGTTCGACCGCGTGGTCGACGCCGTCGGCCTGCGCCCGCGGCTCGGGCACCGCCCGGCGGAGCTCTCGGGCGGGCAGCAGCAGCGCGTCGCGTGCGCGCGGGCGCTCGTGTCCCGGCCGGCGGTCGTGTTCGCGGACGAGCCGACGGGCAACCTCGACTCGCGCGCCGCCGCCGAGGTGCTGGGCTTCCTGCGCGCCTCGGTGGACGACCTCGGCCAGTCCGTCGCCATGGTCACGCACGACCCGACGGCGGCGTCGTACGCGCACCGCGTGCTGTTCCTCGCGGACGGGCGCCTCGTGACCGAGCTGCGCGACCCGACGCCGCAGGCCGTCCTCGACACGCTCGGCGCCCTCACGCCGGCGGCGCCGACGGGCGCGCACGCCGCCCCGGCCGCGTCCGAACCGGCGGCCGTCCGATGA
- a CDS encoding ABC transporter permease: MMGRIALRGVRAHGAQLVLSVLAVTIGVAFVTGTFALRAMLASTFDGIVASSIQADAYVRGASAAGSALEDPAQLGGSRSLVPADLAGTLDERDDVDLALAEVSGPAVLVGADGTAVLSTQAPSMAIGYDPRDPGPRVVDGRAPEDGGEVALESATLEASGLAVGDTTDVVLGDAVHPVRVVGELSLSAPMAGATIVLLDAATAAATYAPDGMVPSIALYAADGVSPEALRDAVATALPDGAEGVTGADLRDETSSAIADQLGFVSTFLLVFAALALFVGTFIITNTFAMHVRRRTRELALLRAVGTSPAQVFASVLGQAAVVGVVGAVLGVAAGFGLAELARAGLGAVGMELAGSLPVTTVGIVVPLVVGVVVSVVAAALPARHAALVRPVEAMRADVVRPAGPGVARVVAGTLTLLAGTGLVVGAAAVGSGGAPLLGLGAVGVIAGVLLLSPLAVGPVLGVLAAPFVALVRPLGGLARGNVTRQPRRTAATAGALVVGMALVSTTSVLALSARESVTGIVDEETAADLVVRSATPYLPEGVAADVLAVPGVASADLTTYGQVVVDDEPQLVVGFPAEGFGRSVRTTAVEGDLDAYARGEAAVMEDALDEHGWALGDVVTIADPTRPDLPAHDVRIGAVIDSHAFSVDMLLPPDVAAAVGATTPEMLFLDVEPGADVAAVRDGVTDAVAPYVVASVLDDDEFAGEVASQVESILAIVYALLGLSVLVAVLGIVNTLALSVVERTREIGLLRAVGLGRAQLATTIVIESVLVAVFGTAVGLVVGTGLAAALPSVLADEGFTTLAVPWAQLGAMLALAAVVGVVAAVWPATRAARLPVLDAVSQE; encoded by the coding sequence ATGATGGGCCGGATCGCGCTGCGCGGCGTGCGCGCGCACGGCGCGCAGCTCGTGCTGTCCGTGCTCGCGGTGACGATCGGCGTCGCGTTCGTCACGGGCACGTTCGCGCTGCGCGCGATGCTCGCGTCGACGTTCGACGGCATCGTCGCGTCGTCGATCCAGGCCGACGCGTACGTGCGCGGCGCGTCCGCCGCCGGGTCCGCGCTCGAGGACCCGGCGCAGCTCGGCGGCTCCCGGAGCCTCGTCCCGGCCGACCTGGCCGGCACGCTCGACGAGCGGGACGACGTCGACCTCGCGCTCGCGGAGGTGAGCGGCCCCGCCGTCCTCGTGGGCGCCGACGGCACCGCCGTGCTCAGCACGCAGGCGCCGAGCATGGCGATCGGGTACGACCCGCGCGACCCCGGGCCGCGCGTGGTCGACGGCCGGGCGCCGGAGGACGGCGGCGAGGTCGCGCTCGAGTCCGCGACGCTCGAGGCGTCCGGGCTCGCCGTGGGCGACACGACCGACGTCGTGCTCGGCGACGCGGTGCACCCCGTGCGCGTGGTCGGCGAGCTCTCGCTGTCCGCGCCCATGGCGGGTGCGACGATCGTCCTGCTCGACGCGGCGACCGCCGCCGCGACCTACGCGCCGGACGGCATGGTGCCGTCGATCGCCCTGTACGCCGCCGACGGCGTCTCGCCCGAGGCGCTGCGCGACGCCGTCGCGACGGCGCTCCCCGACGGCGCCGAGGGCGTGACGGGTGCCGACCTGCGCGACGAGACGAGCAGCGCCATCGCCGACCAGCTCGGCTTCGTCTCGACGTTCCTGCTCGTGTTCGCCGCGCTCGCGCTGTTCGTCGGCACGTTCATCATCACCAACACGTTCGCGATGCACGTGCGCCGCCGCACGCGCGAGCTCGCGCTCCTGCGCGCCGTCGGGACGTCGCCCGCCCAGGTGTTCGCCTCGGTGCTGGGGCAGGCTGCGGTCGTCGGGGTCGTCGGCGCGGTGCTGGGCGTCGCGGCCGGGTTCGGGCTCGCCGAGCTCGCGCGGGCCGGGCTCGGCGCGGTGGGCATGGAGCTCGCCGGGTCGCTGCCCGTGACGACCGTCGGGATCGTGGTCCCGCTCGTCGTCGGGGTCGTGGTGTCCGTCGTCGCGGCGGCCCTGCCCGCGCGGCACGCGGCGCTCGTCCGGCCCGTGGAGGCGATGCGGGCCGACGTCGTGCGGCCCGCCGGTCCGGGCGTCGCCCGGGTGGTCGCGGGGACGCTGACCCTGCTCGCCGGCACCGGGCTCGTGGTGGGCGCCGCGGCGGTCGGGAGCGGCGGGGCACCGCTCCTCGGCCTCGGCGCGGTCGGGGTGATCGCGGGCGTGCTGCTGCTCTCCCCGCTCGCGGTCGGCCCCGTGCTCGGGGTCCTCGCCGCGCCGTTCGTCGCGCTGGTCCGGCCGCTCGGCGGGCTCGCGCGCGGCAACGTGACGCGCCAGCCGCGCCGCACGGCCGCGACCGCCGGGGCGCTCGTCGTGGGGATGGCGCTCGTGTCGACGACGTCCGTCCTCGCGCTCTCGGCGCGCGAGTCCGTGACCGGCATCGTCGACGAGGAGACGGCCGCCGACCTCGTCGTCCGGTCCGCGACCCCATACCTGCCCGAGGGCGTCGCGGCCGACGTCCTCGCGGTGCCCGGCGTCGCGTCCGCCGACCTCACGACGTACGGCCAGGTGGTCGTCGACGACGAGCCGCAGCTCGTCGTCGGGTTCCCCGCGGAGGGCTTCGGCCGCTCCGTCCGCACGACGGCGGTCGAGGGCGACCTCGACGCGTACGCCCGCGGGGAGGCCGCCGTGATGGAGGACGCGCTCGACGAGCACGGCTGGGCCCTCGGCGACGTCGTGACGATCGCCGACCCCACCCGGCCGGACCTCCCGGCGCACGACGTCCGCATCGGCGCGGTGATCGACTCCCACGCGTTCTCCGTCGACATGCTCCTGCCGCCGGACGTCGCCGCCGCGGTGGGCGCGACGACCCCCGAGATGCTGTTCCTCGACGTCGAGCCCGGTGCCGACGTCGCGGCCGTCCGCGACGGGGTGACGGACGCCGTCGCGCCGTACGTCGTGGCGAGCGTGCTCGACGACGACGAGTTCGCCGGCGAGGTCGCGTCCCAGGTCGAGTCGATCCTCGCGATCGTCTACGCCTTGCTCGGCCTGTCCGTGCTCGTCGCGGTGCTCGGGATCGTCAACACGCTAGCCCTGTCCGTCGTCGAGCGGACACGCGAGATCGGGCTCCTGCGCGCCGTCGGGCTGGGACGCGCCCAGCTCGCCACGACGATCGTCATCGAGTCCGTGCTGGTCGCGGTCTTCGGGACGGCCGTCGGGCTGGTCGTGGGTACGGGCCTCGCCGCCGCGCTGCCCTCGGTGCTCGCGGACGAGGGCTTCACGACCCTCGCCGTGCCGTGGGCGCAGCTCGGGGCGATGCTCGCGCTCGCCGCCGTCGTCGGGGTCGTGGCGGCGGTCTGGCCCGCGACGCGCGCGGCCCGGCTGCCCGTGCTCGACGCGGTGAGCCAGGAGTAG
- a CDS encoding DUF4235 domain-containing protein, with protein sequence MADTTETEQTLAVKVGTVALTFAAGWAAQKLVTFIWAKVTGHDAPKDLDDEEVGIVSAVTFAAVAAGVGVLARRFAGKEAKRVVARLASRAS encoded by the coding sequence GTGGCCGACACGACCGAGACCGAGCAGACCCTGGCCGTGAAGGTCGGGACCGTCGCCCTCACCTTCGCCGCGGGCTGGGCCGCGCAGAAGCTGGTCACGTTCATCTGGGCCAAGGTCACCGGTCACGACGCCCCGAAGGACCTCGACGACGAGGAGGTCGGCATCGTCTCCGCCGTCACCTTCGCGGCCGTCGCCGCAGGCGTCGGCGTCCTCGCGCGCCGGTTCGCCGGCAAGGAGGCCAAGCGCGTCGTCGCCCGCCTCGCGTCGCGCGCGTCGTAG
- a CDS encoding FAD-dependent oxidoreductase, which translates to MTPSAIVVGAGVAGLASAISLARTGWGVTVLERSPALGEVGAGFAMSRNAVAAFRGLGFDDDDVARLGYATWAGGTWDLHGDPILTLPDTPQVRASVGLIGVHRRRLHEALHRRSVDLGVEVVTGTPVTTLEPGDAEGAPAVVAGREADLVVAADGMRSAVRAALFPANVPVYSGYSSWRAITPGAWGAEALTQYWGANAEFGLLRTTSDETYWYGYVAMPERTRLDDELGAARRRFAGWAPPVQEVLDATAPDAVLRHDVHHLPGGLPRYATGRVVMVGDAAHGTLPTMGQGAATALEDGLCVGLLVGSPVAAGGRLAPALAGYDAARRPRCRGLARASVATGRFGSHLGGGWRQTVRNRLMGLTPASAIARGSQAAMGWTPPEPAAPVR; encoded by the coding sequence ATGACCCCTTCCGCGATCGTCGTCGGGGCCGGCGTCGCCGGCCTCGCGTCCGCGATCTCGCTCGCCCGGACGGGATGGGGCGTCACCGTCCTCGAGCGTTCGCCCGCGCTCGGCGAGGTCGGTGCGGGCTTCGCGATGTCGCGGAACGCGGTCGCGGCGTTCCGCGGGCTCGGGTTCGACGACGACGACGTCGCCCGGCTCGGGTACGCGACCTGGGCGGGCGGGACGTGGGACCTCCACGGCGACCCGATCCTCACGCTGCCGGACACTCCCCAGGTGCGCGCGTCCGTCGGGCTGATCGGCGTCCACCGGCGTCGGCTCCACGAGGCGCTGCACCGCCGGTCGGTCGACCTGGGCGTCGAGGTCGTCACGGGGACCCCGGTCACGACCCTCGAGCCCGGGGACGCCGAGGGCGCGCCGGCCGTCGTCGCCGGCCGCGAGGCGGACCTCGTGGTCGCCGCGGACGGGATGCGCAGCGCCGTCCGCGCGGCCCTGTTCCCCGCGAACGTGCCGGTGTACAGCGGCTACTCGAGCTGGCGCGCGATCACGCCCGGCGCCTGGGGCGCCGAGGCGCTCACGCAGTACTGGGGGGCGAACGCGGAGTTCGGCCTGCTGCGCACGACCTCCGACGAGACCTACTGGTACGGCTACGTCGCGATGCCCGAGCGCACGCGGCTCGACGACGAGCTCGGCGCGGCGCGTCGGCGGTTCGCCGGGTGGGCGCCGCCCGTGCAGGAGGTCCTCGACGCGACCGCGCCGGACGCCGTCCTGCGCCACGACGTGCACCACCTGCCCGGCGGCCTCCCGCGCTACGCGACGGGCCGTGTCGTCATGGTCGGCGACGCCGCGCACGGCACGCTCCCGACGATGGGGCAGGGTGCGGCGACGGCGCTGGAGGACGGGCTGTGCGTCGGGCTGCTGGTCGGGTCGCCCGTCGCGGCAGGTGGCCGGCTCGCCCCGGCGCTCGCGGGGTACGACGCCGCGCGTCGGCCCCGGTGCCGGGGGCTGGCTCGCGCCTCGGTCGCGACGGGTCGCTTCGGCTCGCACCTGGGCGGCGGGTGGCGGCAGACGGTGCGGAACAGGCTCATGGGCCTGACCCCGGCCTCCGCGATCGCGCGCGGCTCGCAGGCCGCGATGGGCTGGACCCCTCCCGAGCCCGCGGCCCCGGTGCGCTGA
- a CDS encoding TetR/AcrR family transcriptional regulator — MPRTNPERRAALADAAVALLAADGVHGLTHRTVERAAGLPAGTAANYVRSREELLVAAAERVVELHLAAMRRIDRTLDVSGSPEPLTELLATSLEDAVTTSRARYLAIFELQLEARRRPALGAALARLGSVATAFTADEHAELGLDVPPDAIPTLVTLYGGVLFSLVNAPGDVDRTTVRHLARAIVRGTSAAHAAAPPA; from the coding sequence ATGCCGCGGACCAACCCCGAGCGGCGGGCCGCGCTCGCGGACGCCGCCGTCGCCCTCCTCGCCGCGGACGGCGTGCACGGGCTCACCCACCGCACCGTCGAGCGCGCCGCGGGGCTCCCGGCGGGGACCGCGGCCAACTACGTCCGCAGCAGGGAGGAGCTGCTCGTCGCCGCCGCCGAGCGCGTCGTCGAGCTGCACCTCGCAGCCATGCGACGGATCGACCGGACGCTCGACGTCTCCGGCTCCCCCGAGCCGCTGACCGAGCTCCTCGCCACCTCCCTCGAGGACGCCGTCACGACGTCGCGCGCGCGGTACCTCGCGATCTTCGAGCTCCAGCTCGAGGCACGCCGCCGCCCGGCGCTCGGCGCGGCGCTCGCGCGGCTCGGCTCGGTCGCGACCGCGTTCACCGCCGACGAGCACGCCGAGCTCGGGCTCGACGTCCCGCCCGACGCGATCCCCACGCTCGTCACGCTCTACGGGGGTGTGCTGTTCTCCCTGGTCAACGCCCCGGGGGACGTCGACCGCACGACAGTCCGCCACCTCGCGCGCGCGATCGTGCGGGGGACGTCGGCGGCTCACGCTGCCGCCCCACCGGCGTGA
- a CDS encoding GntR family transcriptional regulator — protein MSLAVRIDLDSPTPHYEQLRAQLAALVTAGDLADGQRLPTVRALANDLGIAPGTVARTYRDLEAAGLVTTRRRVGTLVTAPAATLSRAAVTDAAARFVRLARDHALTDTEIRDVVAAALLVDRRPGGEQPGDDRSGDDRSATVSAG, from the coding sequence GTGAGCCTCGCCGTCCGCATCGACCTGGACTCCCCGACGCCGCACTACGAGCAGCTCCGCGCCCAGCTCGCGGCCCTCGTCACGGCGGGCGACCTCGCCGACGGGCAGCGCCTGCCCACGGTGCGTGCCCTCGCGAACGACCTGGGGATCGCGCCGGGCACGGTCGCGCGGACGTACCGCGACCTGGAGGCTGCGGGGCTCGTGACGACCCGGCGCCGGGTCGGGACCCTCGTGACGGCGCCGGCCGCGACGCTGTCGCGCGCGGCGGTGACGGACGCGGCGGCGCGCTTCGTGCGCCTGGCCCGGGACCATGCGCTGACGGACACCGAGATCCGTGACGTCGTCGCAGCGGCTCTGCTCGTCGACAGACGGCCGGGCGGCGAGCAGCCGGGCGACGACCGGTCCGGCGACGACCGGTCCGCGACGGTCTCAGCCGGCTGA
- a CDS encoding helix-turn-helix domain-containing protein: protein MAGIALTTPAQVGAAIRSARRRAGLTQQQLAERAGVSRRWLIALESGHSERAELGKVLDTLDTLGLDLTVTTTPRATSRLADLLEDL, encoded by the coding sequence ATGGCTGGTATCGCGCTCACCACCCCCGCCCAGGTCGGCGCAGCGATCCGCAGCGCCCGGAGGCGCGCAGGCCTGACCCAGCAACAGCTGGCCGAGCGCGCCGGAGTCAGCCGCCGATGGTTGATCGCACTCGAGAGCGGGCACTCGGAGCGTGCCGAGCTCGGGAAGGTTCTCGACACGCTCGACACGCTCGGGCTCGACCTCACCGTGACCACGACGCCACGCGCGACGAGCCGTCTCGCGGACCTCCTGGAGGACCTGTGA